From a single Chthonomonadales bacterium genomic region:
- a CDS encoding peptidoglycan-binding protein, whose amino-acid sequence MPAPSLEALGPEYERLFEHMRIRPERVAEIDRLVDRILRNRAVYEAVMEVVGMPWQVIGVIHAMECDLDLRTHLHNGDPLTARTVRAPSGRPRSGSPPFTFQESAADALRIKKADQVPNWGLAPTLYFLERYNGFGYRSRRVPTPYLWSFCDHYIAGKFVRDGVFDRSAVSAQCGSAVLLRRMVDREIHAFAGAPRALRVAVNGREVPASAFLQKGNSWVAPRHLEPFVPGLHVAATRQSPFRIAVQFGDALRDMEGRLFRGAGHVDASDLVRDLLGFRLEHDGARGMLLIGLP is encoded by the coding sequence ATGCCTGCCCCGAGTCTGGAAGCCCTGGGCCCCGAGTACGAGCGGTTGTTCGAGCACATGCGAATTCGCCCCGAACGCGTGGCGGAGATCGATCGCCTCGTGGATCGGATACTGCGCAATCGCGCTGTCTACGAAGCGGTCATGGAGGTCGTGGGCATGCCGTGGCAGGTGATCGGCGTGATCCACGCGATGGAGTGCGACCTCGACCTGCGGACCCACCTGCACAACGGCGACCCGCTCACGGCCCGCACCGTGCGGGCTCCGAGCGGCCGCCCAAGGTCCGGCTCCCCTCCATTCACCTTCCAGGAGAGCGCGGCCGACGCCCTTCGTATCAAGAAGGCCGACCAGGTGCCGAACTGGGGACTCGCGCCGACCCTCTACTTTCTGGAGAGGTACAACGGCTTCGGCTACCGCTCCCGCAGGGTGCCCACCCCCTACCTATGGAGTTTCTGCGACCACTATATCGCCGGCAAGTTTGTGCGCGACGGAGTGTTCGACCGGAGCGCGGTCTCCGCCCAGTGCGGCAGCGCCGTGCTGCTGCGGCGGATGGTGGATCGCGAGATACACGCCTTCGCCGGCGCGCCGCGCGCCCTCCGTGTCGCGGTCAACGGCAGGGAGGTACCCGCCTCCGCCTTCCTCCAGAAGGGCAATTCCTGGGTCGCGCCGCGCCATCTCGAGCCGTTTGTGCCCGGGCTACACGTGGCGGCAACGCGCCAGAGTCCCTTCCGTATCGCCGTGCAGTTCGGCGACGCGCTGCGCGACATGGAGGGCCGCCTGTTCCGCGGAGCCGGCCACGTAGACGCCTCCGACCTGGTGCGCGACCTGCTCGGCTTTCGCCTGGAACACGACGGCGCGCGCGGGATGCTTCTGATCGGCCTGCCCTGA
- a CDS encoding nucleotidyltransferase — MSSDFKELLCALGAHGVRYLLVGGYAVIEYTEPRFTKDLDLWIAADRANAEAVYRALAEFGAPMLGATVEDFAIEGGVFQIGISPFRVDILMSIDGVAFEDAWPRRGQADFGGVPVPVISRRDLIANKIAAGRPQDRRDARLLARAEQVEHQRSAPMTPPDGGRGRDRSDEP; from the coding sequence ATGAGCTCCGACTTCAAAGAACTGTTGTGCGCTTTAGGCGCCCACGGAGTTAGGTACCTGCTCGTCGGGGGCTACGCGGTCATCGAGTACACCGAGCCGCGGTTCACGAAAGACCTGGACCTCTGGATCGCGGCCGATCGAGCCAATGCCGAAGCGGTCTATCGCGCCCTGGCCGAGTTCGGAGCGCCGATGCTCGGGGCGACGGTGGAGGATTTCGCGATCGAAGGCGGCGTCTTTCAGATCGGCATCTCTCCCTTCCGTGTGGACATCCTGATGTCCATCGACGGCGTGGCCTTCGAGGATGCCTGGCCGCGTCGGGGACAGGCCGATTTCGGGGGCGTGCCGGTTCCGGTCATCTCCCGTCGGGACCTGATCGCCAATAAGATCGCCGCGGGGCGTCCGCAAGACCGTCGCGACGCGCGGCTTCTCGCCCGCGCGGAGCAAGTGGAGCATCAGCGCAGCGCCCCCATGACGCCTCCAGATGGCGGACGCGGACGGGATCGGAGCGACGAGCCCTGA
- a CDS encoding endonuclease/exonuclease/phosphatase family protein, with protein sequence MRIVTYNIRGGLGLDGRRSIGRVAETLRALRPDVVCFQEVHQRTPWGGLTDQPRRLGRLLAMRFVFQRTIDLGFGGYGIGIATRLPVRSVARHALPGGAEGRGALQAELETPDGAVRVFCTHWGLDPEERDRQAALLARLVRSAGGPTTVCGDLNAGPHDGCVRGILEGAGLCDADAERDRPTFPGGAPTRRIDYILFTPALRAERVDVGDSRASDHLPLAADLLRA encoded by the coding sequence GTGCGGATCGTCACCTACAACATCCGCGGCGGGCTCGGTCTGGACGGGCGCCGCTCGATCGGCCGGGTAGCCGAGACCCTTCGCGCCCTCCGTCCCGACGTGGTCTGCTTTCAGGAAGTGCATCAGCGCACCCCGTGGGGCGGGCTGACCGACCAGCCGCGCCGCCTGGGCCGTCTGCTGGCGATGCGCTTCGTCTTCCAGCGCACCATCGATCTCGGCTTCGGCGGCTACGGGATCGGCATCGCCACGCGCCTGCCCGTGCGCTCCGTCGCGCGGCACGCGCTGCCGGGCGGCGCGGAAGGGCGCGGCGCGCTCCAGGCCGAGCTCGAGACTCCGGACGGCGCGGTGCGCGTGTTCTGTACGCACTGGGGACTGGATCCGGAGGAGCGGGACCGCCAGGCGGCTCTCCTGGCCAGACTGGTGCGCTCGGCCGGCGGGCCGACCACGGTCTGCGGCGATCTCAACGCCGGCCCTCACGACGGGTGTGTGCGCGGGATCCTGGAGGGCGCGGGACTCTGCGATGCCGACGCGGAGCGGGATCGGCCGACCTTCCCCGGCGGGGCGCCCACGCGGCGCATCGACTACATCCTCTTCACCCCGGCGCTGCGGGCCGAGCGCGTGGACGTCGGCGACTCGCGCGCCTCCGATCATCTCCCGCTCGCCGCCGACCTGCTCCGTGCATAG
- a CDS encoding ABC transporter permease, whose protein sequence is MILGRARGLLARAGMEAILAALCVYLLWRAPSFATPENLLTVLRSVSIQGVIAFGMTLVIIVGEIDLSVGAHASFAGCLLAWLTQRGMPIPLGGALTMVTGYAIGAFTGLIRARFLVPSFITTLALLTILKGAALTLTGGFPITSFPPWYAFVGSGYVAGIPFPAIVFVGTFLLFHVVMTRTRFGRAVYAVGGNPEAARLSGISASWVRTQALAITGVLSAVSGIMLASRINSGTPDAAVGWELDVIAAVIIGGTSLAGGVGTVWGTLVGVLFTGVIANGMTLLDIPIYTQYIVKGLLIFTAVLLNRARRV, encoded by the coding sequence TTGATCCTGGGCCGCGCGCGGGGCCTCCTTGCCCGGGCGGGCATGGAGGCCATCCTGGCCGCGCTCTGCGTCTACCTGCTGTGGCGGGCGCCGAGCTTCGCCACGCCGGAGAACCTGCTGACGGTGCTCCGGTCGGTCTCCATCCAGGGCGTGATCGCCTTCGGCATGACGCTGGTGATCATCGTCGGGGAGATCGACCTGAGCGTGGGGGCGCACGCCTCCTTCGCCGGATGCCTCCTCGCGTGGCTCACGCAGCGCGGCATGCCGATTCCCCTGGGCGGCGCTCTCACGATGGTGACGGGCTACGCCATCGGGGCGTTCACCGGGCTGATTCGGGCACGCTTTCTGGTGCCCTCCTTCATCACCACGCTGGCGCTTCTGACCATTCTGAAAGGCGCCGCGCTCACGCTGACCGGCGGGTTCCCCATCACCTCCTTTCCGCCCTGGTACGCCTTCGTGGGCAGCGGCTACGTGGCGGGCATTCCCTTCCCCGCCATCGTGTTCGTCGGAACGTTCCTGCTCTTCCACGTCGTGATGACGCGCACGCGCTTCGGGCGGGCGGTCTACGCCGTGGGCGGCAACCCGGAGGCGGCGCGGCTGTCAGGTATCAGCGCCTCATGGGTGCGCACGCAGGCGCTGGCGATCACGGGTGTGCTCTCGGCGGTGAGCGGCATCATGCTGGCCTCGCGCATCAACTCGGGCACGCCGGACGCGGCGGTCGGCTGGGAGTTGGACGTGATCGCGGCGGTCATCATCGGCGGCACGAGTCTGGCCGGCGGCGTCGGCACGGTGTGGGGGACGCTGGTGGGCGTGCTGTTCACGGGGGTGATCGCAAACGGCATGACGCTGCTGGACATTCCGATCTACACGCAGTACATCGTTAAGGGCCTGCTGATCTTCACGGCGGTGCTGCTCAACCGCGCCCGGCGGGTCTGA
- a CDS encoding substrate-binding domain-containing protein: MRRTCPLRRPTARALAAALGCAELALVGCSAPKPSGAPGGPGEAASRFAIAGVGFQNDQFFKLTELGMKAAADKAGVDISLGNSAGSLDREISLVDTYIAQDKDALVIAPYNQKASLPALKRAHDSGMKVVTFDSFVDADFPVSTIRSDQVSLGATTGEEAARYIREGMGGKARVAVVTYLSLMPIAAGERNKGFEEAVRKLPGVRIVAKQDAWMAEKAVGVVEGILTAHPDVDLIWAANEGGTVGAVTAVKNAGLAGKVVVFGTDMSEQMAGFLLDPASILQAVTGQKPFEIGERALETAVKALKGEPVEKRIALPGLLFTRTRPEEVTKYRDYLRGIAR, encoded by the coding sequence ATGCGCCGCACTTGCCCACTTCGCCGCCCGACGGCGCGCGCACTCGCGGCCGCGCTCGGTTGCGCGGAGTTGGCCCTCGTCGGTTGCAGCGCGCCGAAGCCCTCCGGCGCGCCCGGCGGTCCCGGCGAGGCGGCGTCTCGCTTCGCCATCGCGGGCGTCGGCTTCCAGAACGACCAGTTCTTCAAGCTCACCGAGCTCGGCATGAAGGCGGCGGCGGACAAGGCTGGCGTCGACATATCGCTCGGAAACAGCGCCGGCTCGCTCGATAGGGAGATCTCGCTCGTCGACACCTACATCGCCCAGGACAAGGACGCTCTGGTCATCGCGCCCTACAACCAGAAGGCCTCTCTTCCGGCGCTGAAGCGGGCCCACGACAGCGGCATGAAGGTGGTCACCTTCGACAGCTTCGTGGACGCGGACTTCCCGGTGAGCACTATCCGCAGCGACCAGGTGTCGCTCGGGGCGACCACGGGCGAGGAGGCGGCGCGCTACATACGCGAGGGAATGGGCGGCAAGGCGAGGGTGGCGGTTGTTACCTATCTATCACTGATGCCGATCGCCGCCGGCGAGCGCAACAAGGGCTTCGAGGAGGCCGTGCGCAAGCTGCCCGGCGTGCGGATCGTGGCAAAGCAGGACGCCTGGATGGCGGAGAAGGCGGTCGGCGTGGTGGAGGGCATCCTGACGGCGCACCCGGACGTCGACCTGATCTGGGCGGCAAACGAGGGGGGCACCGTGGGCGCCGTGACGGCGGTCAAGAACGCGGGGCTGGCGGGCAAGGTGGTGGTGTTCGGCACTGATATGAGCGAGCAGATGGCCGGCTTCCTGCTGGACCCCGCTAGCATCCTTCAAGCGGTGACCGGCCAGAAGCCCTTTGAGATCGGGGAGCGGGCGCTGGAGACCGCCGTGAAGGCGCTGAAGGGCGAGCCGGTGGAGAAGAGGATCGCCCTGCCGGGCCTGCTGTTTACGCGCACGCGGCCGGAGGAGGTGACGAAGTACCGGGACTATCTGCGCGGAATCGCTCGTTGA
- a CDS encoding Gfo/Idh/MocA family oxidoreductase, whose protein sequence is MALKVGIVGMRGIGLTHAGAHSQDPLSDLVAVCDVVKERADSAAEKHGVRAYHNLGDMLRNEPDLDIVDVTTGGFENGSWHFEPAMEAIEAGKHVLVEKPLSNDVGEARQMVARAAEKNVYLGCNLNHYFTPPAEQARKYMDDGHVGELIYCLHKMGFSAGEDSYSPNSSSRFKGFPYAHFKAFLSHPFSVMRHFCGDVTHVQAFVNRPWTRRKASDVMLSIVSIHVRFANDCVGYLLSQRGDATYGLGGWWSLEIAGTRGTFCIENCIEKVTFWPAPGSSGAGSAERPAGGPVEGPIVTSTGITDFGQTFPRRIHAFMEDVTNGVAREDLRASGRDALAALEYTWAAMESYEQGGALVRPHPLPPLHGDPVKLPD, encoded by the coding sequence ATGGCTTTGAAGGTCGGCATCGTCGGCATGCGCGGCATCGGCCTGACGCACGCCGGAGCGCACTCCCAGGATCCGCTCTCGGATCTCGTCGCCGTCTGCGACGTGGTGAAGGAGCGCGCGGACAGCGCGGCGGAGAAGCACGGTGTGCGGGCTTACCACAACCTCGGCGACATGCTGCGCAACGAGCCCGATCTCGACATCGTCGACGTTACCACGGGCGGCTTCGAGAACGGGAGCTGGCACTTCGAGCCGGCCATGGAGGCCATCGAGGCGGGCAAGCACGTTCTGGTCGAGAAGCCACTCTCCAACGACGTCGGCGAGGCGCGGCAGATGGTAGCCCGTGCCGCCGAGAAGAACGTGTACCTCGGCTGCAACCTGAATCACTACTTCACGCCGCCGGCGGAGCAGGCCCGCAAGTACATGGACGACGGGCATGTCGGCGAGCTTATCTACTGCCTGCACAAGATGGGCTTCTCCGCCGGCGAGGACTCCTACAGCCCCAACAGCTCCTCGCGGTTTAAGGGCTTCCCCTACGCCCACTTCAAGGCCTTTCTCTCGCACCCGTTCAGCGTTATGCGCCACTTCTGCGGCGATGTCACCCACGTGCAGGCCTTCGTGAACCGACCGTGGACGCGCCGCAAGGCCAGCGACGTGATGCTCTCCATCGTGAGTATCCACGTGCGCTTCGCCAACGACTGCGTGGGCTACTTGCTGAGCCAGCGCGGCGATGCTACCTACGGCCTCGGCGGTTGGTGGAGCCTGGAGATCGCCGGCACGCGCGGCACCTTCTGCATTGAGAACTGCATCGAGAAGGTGACCTTCTGGCCGGCGCCCGGCTCCTCCGGCGCGGGCAGCGCGGAGCGGCCGGCCGGCGGCCCCGTCGAGGGGCCCATCGTCACGAGCACCGGCATCACGGACTTCGGGCAGACCTTTCCGCGGCGCATCCACGCCTTCATGGAGGATGTCACCAACGGGGTCGCGCGCGAGGACCTGCGCGCCTCCGGGCGCGACGCACTGGCCGCGCTGGAGTACACCTGGGCCGCGATGGAGTCCTACGAGCAGGGGGGCGCCCTGGTGCGGCCGCACCCGCTGCCGCCGCTACACGGCGACCCGGTCAAGCTCCCGGACTGA
- a CDS encoding DUF1080 domain-containing protein — translation MQKNLGYEDTPYLPGGEYRVHDGTRPQPRVVTPGTASTPEQPGQPPSDAFVLFDGTDLSGWTSLKGGEARWTVEGGYMQIAPGTSDIQTKERFGDCQLHIEWAAPTVAKGESQGRGNSGVFLMGLYEVQVLDCHDNPTYPDGTTGAIYGQFPPLVNACRKPGEWQTYDILWVAPRFEGERLVSPARITVLLNGVVLHHDTALQGPTQHRQLAAYQPHPPAGPLQLQDHGDLVRFRNIWYRPLTAYDQR, via the coding sequence ATGCAGAAGAACCTCGGCTACGAGGACACGCCGTACCTTCCCGGAGGCGAATACCGGGTGCACGATGGGACGCGCCCCCAGCCGCGCGTCGTCACCCCGGGCACGGCCAGCACACCGGAGCAGCCCGGCCAACCGCCCTCGGACGCCTTCGTCCTCTTCGACGGAACCGACCTCTCGGGCTGGACCTCGCTGAAGGGCGGCGAGGCGCGCTGGACGGTGGAAGGCGGCTACATGCAGATCGCGCCCGGCACGAGCGACATCCAGACGAAGGAGCGCTTCGGCGACTGCCAACTCCACATCGAGTGGGCGGCCCCCACGGTCGCGAAGGGCGAGAGCCAGGGGCGCGGCAACAGCGGCGTCTTCTTGATGGGCCTCTACGAGGTGCAGGTGCTCGACTGCCACGACAACCCCACCTACCCGGACGGCACCACCGGCGCCATCTACGGGCAGTTCCCGCCGCTGGTGAATGCCTGCCGCAAGCCGGGCGAGTGGCAGACCTACGACATCCTCTGGGTTGCGCCGCGCTTCGAGGGCGAGCGGCTGGTGAGCCCGGCCCGCATCACCGTGCTGCTCAATGGCGTGGTGCTCCACCACGACACCGCGCTCCAGGGCCCTACCCAGCACCGGCAACTCGCCGCCTACCAGCCGCACCCGCCCGCCGGGCCGCTGCAGCTACAGGACCACGGCGACCTGGTGCGCTTCCGCAACATCTGGTACCGCCCGCTCACCGCGTACGACCAGAGGTAG
- a CDS encoding beta-lactamase family protein — protein MPEGGEAARRTGRLALAVLLALAVGWGAEAGTRRGGVGTVARRTEVRIEGDRFIINGRPTYAGRRWQGHRIEGLLMNSRMVQGIFDDLNPETRSLWAYPDTRRWDPERNTREFVAAMPEWHRHGLLAFTLNLQGGSPQGYSRAQPWHNSAFEPDGALRPAYMARLERILDRADSLGMAVLLGVFYFAQDQRLRDEAAVKRALDNAVDWVLERGYGNVLIEVNNECNVRYDHAVLRPGRVHELIERVRSRARGGRRLLAGTSYGGGTIPAENVVRASDFLLLHGNGVSDPDRIAAMVRAARQVPGYRPMPILFNEDDHFGFDRPTCNMTAAVGEYASWGFLDFRRKGEGFAEGYQSVPVDWGISSARKRAFFAKLAEVTGVRPSRARKDVYPGVHWETRTPAEAGMDAARLDALRDLVGGRGCVVRHGALVYAWGDQAQARDVASAVKPLTSTLLLLAIQEGKLKGVDARVADVVPGLAQLNDGRDAAITWRHLASQTSGYGLEEPPGRAWAYNDYAIALYYDALMQGVYRDDGTHVLKSRLADVLQFEDRFTFNAFGTGDRAGRLAVSVRDFARFGLLWLRGGRWRDRQVLRPDLARLALTSVVPATTPRSSGRETPMLPGQRTLGGGKNQTPAGPGCYSFNWWVNGLDGRGRRMYPTGPPDLYVASGHGGRRAVWVIPSLDLVVSWNDSVVDDNDESPGNPNTRCSQAVRLMVEACRA, from the coding sequence ATGCCGGAAGGTGGAGAGGCCGCGCGGCGAACGGGGCGACTGGCCCTCGCCGTGCTGCTGGCCCTGGCCGTGGGCTGGGGCGCGGAGGCGGGAACGCGCCGCGGAGGCGTGGGAACGGTGGCGCGCAGGACCGAGGTCCGAATCGAGGGCGACCGGTTCATCATCAATGGCCGCCCCACCTATGCGGGGCGCCGCTGGCAGGGGCACCGCATCGAGGGGCTTCTGATGAACTCGCGCATGGTTCAGGGCATCTTCGACGACCTGAACCCCGAGACGCGCTCTCTGTGGGCCTATCCCGACACGCGCCGCTGGGACCCGGAGCGCAACACGCGCGAGTTCGTCGCGGCCATGCCGGAGTGGCATCGCCACGGTCTGCTCGCCTTCACCCTCAACCTGCAGGGTGGCAGCCCGCAGGGCTACTCTCGCGCGCAGCCCTGGCACAATTCGGCCTTCGAGCCGGACGGCGCGCTGCGCCCGGCCTACATGGCCCGGCTGGAGCGCATCCTGGACCGCGCGGACTCCCTCGGCATGGCGGTGCTCCTCGGCGTGTTCTACTTCGCGCAGGACCAGCGCCTTCGGGACGAGGCCGCCGTGAAGCGCGCGCTCGACAACGCGGTCGACTGGGTGCTGGAGCGCGGCTACGGCAATGTTCTGATCGAGGTGAACAACGAGTGCAATGTTCGCTATGACCATGCGGTTCTGCGTCCCGGACGCGTGCACGAGCTCATCGAGCGCGTGAGGTCCCGCGCACGCGGGGGGCGCCGGCTGCTCGCGGGCACGAGCTACGGGGGCGGCACGATCCCCGCCGAGAACGTGGTTCGCGCCTCCGATTTCCTGTTGCTGCACGGCAACGGCGTCTCGGATCCGGACCGAATCGCCGCCATGGTGCGCGCCGCGCGCCAGGTGCCGGGTTATCGCCCGATGCCCATCCTGTTCAACGAGGACGACCACTTCGGCTTCGACCGGCCGACCTGCAACATGACGGCCGCTGTCGGCGAGTACGCCTCGTGGGGCTTCCTCGACTTTCGGAGGAAGGGCGAGGGCTTCGCGGAGGGCTACCAGAGCGTGCCGGTGGACTGGGGCATCTCCAGCGCGCGCAAGCGGGCCTTCTTCGCGAAGCTGGCCGAGGTGACGGGTGTGCGGCCCTCCCGTGCCCGCAAGGACGTGTATCCTGGCGTCCACTGGGAGACGAGGACGCCGGCGGAGGCCGGCATGGACGCGGCTCGGCTCGATGCGCTGCGCGACCTGGTGGGCGGGCGCGGGTGCGTGGTGCGCCACGGCGCCCTGGTCTACGCCTGGGGCGACCAGGCGCAGGCGCGAGATGTGGCCTCGGCCGTCAAGCCGCTAACCAGCACGCTGCTGCTACTGGCCATACAGGAGGGCAAGCTCAAGGGCGTGGACGCGCGCGTGGCCGATGTGGTGCCCGGCCTGGCGCAACTCAACGACGGCCGCGACGCCGCCATCACCTGGCGTCATCTGGCCTCGCAGACCTCCGGCTACGGCCTGGAGGAGCCTCCCGGCCGGGCCTGGGCCTACAACGACTATGCCATCGCGCTCTATTACGACGCGCTCATGCAGGGCGTCTATCGCGACGATGGCACCCATGTGCTCAAGTCGCGCCTGGCGGACGTTCTGCAGTTCGAGGATCGCTTCACGTTCAACGCGTTCGGTACCGGCGACCGGGCCGGCCGGCTGGCCGTCTCTGTGCGCGATTTCGCCCGCTTCGGCCTTCTCTGGCTGCGCGGCGGGCGCTGGCGCGACCGGCAGGTGCTTCGCCCGGACCTGGCGCGCCTGGCGCTCACGAGCGTCGTGCCGGCCACCACGCCACGCTCATCCGGCCGCGAGACCCCCATGCTTCCGGGCCAGCGCACCCTCGGCGGCGGCAAGAACCAGACGCCGGCCGGGCCGGGATGCTACAGCTTCAACTGGTGGGTCAACGGCCTGGACGGGCGTGGCCGCCGGATGTATCCCACCGGGCCTCCGGATCTTTACGTGGCGAGCGGGCACGGAGGTCGGCGGGCGGTATGGGTGATCCCGAGCCTGGACCTGGTGGTGTCGTGGAACGACTCCGTGGTGGACGACAACGACGAGAGCCCCGGCAACCCGAACACCCGTTGCAGCCAGGCGGTTCGGCTCATGGTGGAGGCGTGCCGCGCGTAG
- a CDS encoding sugar phosphate isomerase/epimerase, which produces MKIAVIPTTGGADPYQGMEVARELGVEGVHISACGGGLDLERKSTAERLSVLSRIQGMGLEVSCLIAWGGNVDLGEVEGLADNVAWGKRINETAVDMCGGLWMAHVGVMPEDVGSNRWARFRSALAEIARHGEQVGARLAMETGPEPPERVCRMIEEIGSPALAVNFDPANLLIWPPYLARRDGTPFDYDAALRAFDPVAGLRALMPYVAHVHAKDAVMRRDATFDEVPLGTGMADWPRLHRIFVESGYAGFYAIERECGEDAMGDVRRAVEYLRRLDAAD; this is translated from the coding sequence ATGAAGATCGCCGTCATCCCCACCACCGGAGGGGCAGACCCTTACCAGGGCATGGAGGTCGCCCGCGAGCTGGGCGTCGAGGGTGTCCACATCTCGGCCTGCGGCGGCGGACTCGATCTGGAGCGCAAGAGCACCGCGGAGCGCCTGAGCGTGCTCTCCCGCATCCAAGGCATGGGCCTTGAGGTCTCCTGCCTGATCGCCTGGGGCGGCAACGTGGATCTCGGCGAGGTGGAAGGTCTCGCCGATAACGTGGCCTGGGGCAAGCGCATCAACGAAACCGCCGTCGACATGTGCGGCGGGCTCTGGATGGCACACGTGGGCGTGATGCCCGAAGACGTCGGCTCGAACCGCTGGGCGCGCTTCCGCAGCGCGCTGGCGGAGATCGCGCGCCACGGCGAGCAGGTGGGCGCGCGCCTCGCCATGGAGACGGGGCCGGAGCCGCCGGAGCGCGTGTGCCGCATGATCGAGGAGATCGGAAGCCCGGCGCTTGCCGTCAACTTCGACCCGGCCAACCTGCTGATCTGGCCGCCCTACCTGGCCAGGCGCGATGGCACGCCCTTCGACTACGATGCCGCCCTGCGCGCCTTCGACCCCGTCGCGGGCCTCCGCGCGCTGATGCCCTACGTCGCCCACGTCCACGCCAAGGACGCCGTCATGCGCCGAGACGCCACCTTCGACGAGGTGCCGCTCGGCACCGGGATGGCCGACTGGCCACGCCTGCACCGCATCTTCGTGGAGAGCGGCTACGCGGGCTTCTACGCCATCGAGCGCGAGTGCGGCGAGGACGCGATGGGCGACGTGCGCCGCGCCGTGGAGTATCTGCGTCGCCTGGACGCCGCCGATTAG
- a CDS encoding PEP-CTERM sorting domain-containing protein (PEP-CTERM proteins occur, often in large numbers, in the proteomes of bacteria that also encode an exosortase, a predicted intramembrane cysteine proteinase. The presence of a PEP-CTERM domain at a protein's C-terminus predicts cleavage within the sorting domain, followed by covalent anchoring to some some component of the (usually Gram-negative) cell surface. Many PEP-CTERM proteins exhibit an unusual sequence composition that includes large numbers of potential glycosylation sites. Expression of one such protein has been shown restore the ability of a bacterium to form floc, a type of biofilm.), translating to MKSLKLALAAAGLIVLMGARADAQTAVFDFDSLVPGDVPSGFALVDNGVTATFTYTDPAEVYGVVSNTVPPTPDFYGSPPVSGNLFHGGNTTFPAPTDTTLTITFSGAPSFTDLGLDFITIEGDTVLTAPVVMASFDGGALVPFAPLGPGGTLGYGQGFLGHVGPFSSVALTISGINPSLGIDNVAVTAVPEPGTWAFLLGGLVPLALRLRRRA from the coding sequence ATGAAATCGCTCAAGCTCGCGCTGGCTGCGGCGGGCCTGATTGTCCTCATGGGCGCGCGAGCCGATGCCCAGACGGCGGTGTTCGATTTCGACTCGCTCGTTCCGGGCGACGTGCCCTCCGGCTTCGCGCTGGTGGACAACGGAGTCACCGCGACGTTCACCTACACCGATCCGGCCGAGGTCTACGGCGTCGTCTCCAACACGGTGCCGCCCACGCCGGACTTCTATGGCAGCCCACCGGTCTCCGGCAACCTGTTCCACGGAGGGAACACGACCTTCCCCGCGCCTACGGACACGACACTCACCATCACATTCTCCGGGGCGCCTTCCTTCACGGACCTGGGCCTCGACTTCATCACTATCGAGGGCGACACCGTCCTCACGGCGCCGGTCGTGATGGCCTCCTTCGACGGTGGCGCGCTGGTGCCGTTCGCGCCGCTCGGGCCGGGCGGCACCCTCGGCTACGGCCAGGGTTTCCTCGGCCACGTGGGGCCGTTCTCCTCGGTGGCGCTGACCATCTCGGGGATCAACCCGTCCCTCGGCATCGACAACGTGGCCGTGACTGCCGTGCCGGAGCCCGGGACCTGGGCATTCCTGCTGGGAGGCCTGGTGCCGCTGGCCCTGCGCCTGCGCCGCCGCGCCTAG